In Gammaproteobacteria bacterium, the genomic stretch CGGCTGATGGCCGCGACCGCGAAGGCGGCCCCCGACCTCAAGCGGCTGGCGGGCGTTGCACGGACGGGGCGCAAGCTGGCGAAGCCGGTCCTGCACTACTCGCTCAGCTGGGCACAGGACGAGACGCCCAGCAAGGGGGACATGAGCCGGGCGGTGGACGAGAGTCTGGAGGCGCTGGGCCTGGAGGGCCACGAGGCGCTGATCATCGCCCATGGGGACACCGAGCATCCCCATGTCCACGTGATCGCCAACAGGGTCGATCCGGAGACCGGGAAGGCGGCGACGCTGGACAACAGCAAGCTCCGGCTGTCGCGCTGGGCCGAGGGCTACGAGCGGGAACAGGGCCAAATCCGGTGCGAGCGGCGGGTCGAGAACAACGAGCGGCGGCGGGCGGGCCGGGAGGTGGTTCGCAACCCGTCGGACCGGCCGCGCCACTGGGCGCGCGTCCGGAGAGAGGGGATGCAGCCCGAGCGGGCGCGGCGGGCGAGGAAGCCGCGCCGCGAGGATCAAGTCGACATGGAGGCATGGCGGCATGGCGAGGCGGGGGCCTGGGAGACGGTCGCGGACGGGCGCGAGTACAGCCTCCGGCACCTTGAGACCCGGGCGCGGAAGGAATGGGCCGAACTGCAAAGGCGGCAGGAGGAGATGCGGCAGAGGCTCGACCGGGAGAGCCGCACCGTGCTCGGGCGGCTCCGGATCTGGCGGCTCGATCGTTCGCTCAGGGAACTGGCCGGGGCGATCCGAGGCCGGCAGGATCTGGTCGAGGGCTGGCGCGAGGATCTCGACCGGTATCACAGGGACGAGCGGGCCGAGTTGGGCAAGGCGCACGGCGAGCGAGCCCGGGAGATCGAGCGCGGTTGGGGCAAGTTCTATCGAAACAGGCTGGTGGAGGCGGAGCGGCGCGCATGGTCGGTGCGCGCCACCATGAGGGAGCGGGAGCGCGAACAGGCACGGGAGCGGGAGCGCGGCCGGACCATCACCCGCATTGTTGTGCCACGACCGCCCCGGCCCCGAGGCCCCGAGCGCGGCGGGGGAGGGTTCGAGCGATGAGCCCTGCCTCCAAGGTCATCGCCAAGCGGATCGTCCGAGACGCCCAATCTGGATCCATTTCGGCAAGTCTACGGGCTCTAGGATCGCCCAGGATT encodes the following:
- a CDS encoding relaxase/mobilization nuclease domain-containing protein translates to RLMAATAKAAPDLKRLAGVARTGRKLAKPVLHYSLSWAQDETPSKGDMSRAVDESLEALGLEGHEALIIAHGDTEHPHVHVIANRVDPETGKAATLDNSKLRLSRWAEGYEREQGQIRCERRVENNERRRAGREVVRNPSDRPRHWARVRREGMQPERARRARKPRREDQVDMEAWRHGEAGAWETVADGREYSLRHLETRARKEWAELQRRQEEMRQRLDRESRTVLGRLRIWRLDRSLRELAGAIRGRQDLVEGWREDLDRYHRDERAELGKAHGERAREIERGWGKFYRNRLVEAERRAWSVRATMREREREQARERERGRTITRIVVPRPPRPRGPERGGGGFER